The DNA segment CGTCACCTCTTGGTGCACCACTAACAACGGCTTCTTCTTCTATTCCCTACCACGCTGTACTTGAATATAATATTGTCATAAGTGGTAGTACCCTTATTTAATATGCAGTCCCCAAATTtataatatacattatctctgcaaaaaaatgctgaaaaattcaattcaattacattaaattacttttaatataaagtatgcagaagcaaaaataaaagtaaaacactatcatcaaaacattatgaaaatatttcctgATTATTTTCAGTGGATCATTTAATCAGCAGTGACTATCGCCTTATAAAGGCCTGAGGTACATAAAGAAGCAATCTTCTCTCTCCAGGTGAGAGACCCGAGCCAGGAAGCCTGCGGTCGTCTCACTTTCCTTAAAGAGTGTAAGACCATAAAAGGCCTTCCACAAACCGCCGTGTGCAACCTGAACATCACACTTCCAGCAGTGAAAAAGGTAAGGTAGCGTTGAACTCACCATTCTCTGTTGTCACCTCCATAACCATTGTCATGGTTAGGGTAGTTTCGGCCCCAATAACAGTGatagaagaaagacagagaaagacttTGGCCAAACTGCCGCCACTGtgtcttttatctgtttaaaGCTTTTCTCTATGTATATCGGTTATCTATGCAGTGGATTCTTTGTTCATTGGCTGTTTCATTATGTTCCTACCTATCTTTTGATTTGGATGACATGCTTTTGGCTGAGGGCTTTTGTGCTGAAGGCTTTTTTTGATTATCAGGCTGGCTTTTCGTGGCTTCAGTttgctgtttttgctgctgAGTGTTGGCGCtttatacttttttctttctttttttttggttattgtttgtttggtctgtgttttgtttttttttgtttttttcatttgctgagTTTGCTAAAGTGGCTTCTCTTCTCAGTTGGAGCTTCTGTCACTCACTCCTTTTTCACACCCTGATGTTTCTTTTCCCCCTGCTTTCCATGTTATGTTACTCCCCCCTCCGTTTCTGCAATGCATCTTGGGAACCAGGAAATGGAGTCAGATGCCGAGGATGAGGTAAACCACACCCTCCCCACCATGTGCTCTGCGCTAGATCTATAGTGGCCCTGCTCTGCTCATCATAGCCTTCTTTCCGCTTCTACAAGGGCAATAAAAGCTTTCCTTGTTCAAAGCAACCTTTAGCTGCTCAGTTTTGCATGACATGACATTGTAGATATGAAAACATATCTGTTTTATCCTTATCCTTTGCGCTCTACAGTATGTGATATAAGTGGCTTTGGAGTTTAGATATACTTACATTGTTCTTTAGTCAAgatttaactttattaacattaGCTTAAATTGATTATAAGTACTTATAAGGTAGAGTTTGTAGCCTTATCATGACTAACTCAAGCTAATGTGCTTAGCTTGGCAACACCTATTGTAAGCACTTAACTAAAGATTGCAGTGCAGTGATACTCCTTAAAGAAGAATTTGCTGCCATTTTATACAACTGTTTAAAATGGGCTTTGTTCTTATGTTAATACCAACTAATGCGGACTATTGGGTTTGCTTTAATTTGACATTATAAGGTCCAAATGTTGCTCATTTGGCAGCACTATACACTGTAGGGTGACCTAGAACTGATAggattttgtgttgtttactATTGTTGCAGACTGAAAAGCCAGAGCGACGTCATACCTTTGCATCCCTAGCCTTACGTAAGCGCTACAGCTATCTGGCCGAGCCTGCACTGAgtgagtttgacattttcactaACAAAACCCTTTGATGAATAATAACAATGCAAATTTTCGTGGATAAGTTAGTTTACAGCATTAACAGTTTTAATTAACCTGTAAGATGCGTTATCAATATGTAGATAGATGTGACTTACTTACTGTAATAAATGCATATTTCTCATCCTACATAACTTGCACTGTCCACATGCTTGATAACAACATGGTACATATTTTTGCATGGGTCAATGAGTGGTTTTTAAGTTTTCGTGCTGTGCTTGCTCACGTTGTGAGTTGTACTTTTTCTGGGTTTGTTTCCACTGCTGAGTTGTAGATGTCAAAATGCAGCAACATCAAAAATTTTTCTATGACTTCCCAACACAATGTGAATTGGCATTTTGGAAGGAGGTCAAAgtaaaattttatttgtttttcatttgtccCTTCTGAGTTTAAAGCTGTTTTTGGCTTTGTGATGATGTAGCAGCTTTTTTTGTGGGACAAAAATGCATGGTAGGAGGTCTTGAGTTTGAGCTCTTTCAGGtgtgtcttttcagttttttctcactctctgcttGTCACCACTTCTTGTCGACCTTGCATGACAAAATGGGAAAcacattttgtcatattttgttCGTTATGTAATAAACGGAAAATGGAAACTTCTGCAGCCCATGGCTCTATTGTATCATAGTGTCTTTGGGGAATCTGTCATTATGTAATTTTTGGACCAAACAGATAAAAGGCACTTTAAAAAGCGGATTGAAATTAGAGCCAGAATCCATACAATGTTTTAGAACATCTAAAGTCCAAAGAGAGAAGTTGTTTTGTGTTACTCCTGGAGCATTTGTCTCGccatttttctgttgtcagtTATTAGTCTACGCCATTGTCTCTGAAATTTTACTTTGCTGCTGAATGTGCTTCATTCAGTTTATTCATtacattgttgttgctgttgttgttctttgtGTCATCTTCCAGTCTTGAATCACACGGAAACACAATTGTTTCTTTTCATCCATCTTCAGACAATATTCAAATATCTTATCTCAGCACTTCgtaaaactgctgttttcctTCTTTGATACCAGGACTGCGTCACTGACcaactcttcctcctctgatctcttttctttcacatttttttttcttcctttcccttCCCCAACATAATTTTCTGTTACCTTTACTACTCCACATTCTTTGGATTATTTTTCCCATTCCTTCTTCACCATTATTTCTACAAATTCATCTGAAGAAACAGCAGTTGAGCGAAGCACAGCAGCAAGAACACTGCCTGCTGGTTACCCTCACAAACCTGTCTTTCCAACCAGACCTTACCCACCATGGTCGACTGCTCCTATTACCGTCCCTGGCCAAACAAGGCCAGGAGTGGGGGGTTCCGTCGCCTCTACCGATTCACCGGCAGGCTCACCAGCTGCTTCTCCATTGAAATCTACCTGGCCCCTCTCCTCCCCGTCACCTGCATGCCCTGCAACTATCAAAGCCACCCTTGGAGCTCCACCACCAGTACCTACCCTGTCATCCCCAGTTAAATCAATTAGCGACATAGTGTCCTCATCCCCCATCAGGTCTTACAGGACTATGCCTTCACCCATTAAAACCGTTGTCCAGCAGGGTCAATACCCTGTCCAGGCATCTGCCAGCCTTGTGTCCTCTGGAAGCCCATGTAAACCTGCCACAGATCCAGCATCCATCAAGAACCTTGCTTCGGCATACACATCAAGGACTTCCCCACTTCACTCAATATCCAATGGTCCTGTGCCAGAGAGGTCATCAGCTCCTATTACTGCTCCTGCATCGCCAAAGACACCTTACAACATGTACAATGCTAATCTGCCTTTTAAAACTGCCCTTGGGTCCACAGTTGTGACAGATGCAGTGGCACCTAACCTTCCTTCTGGTAAAAGCATATCCAGCCTGTCCTCTTTGAAAACCTCTGTAGATTCAACACTCTCATCCCGAGGAGGGAGAACATCCCTTTCGTCTCTCTCTTCAACTGGGCAGACAACCATTGCTTCCTCAGAACTGTCCATGATGAACGGATCAGTATCACCTGTCAAATATCCATCCTCTTCGTCCACGCCATCCTCCCCTTCTTCTCGTCTTATCTCTGAGAGGAGTAGCAGCCTTCAGGAGAGGATTCAGGCTACCACCCAAGCAGCAACATCTGGTGTTAGTGCAGCCATAAATGAAGCTATAGACTCATACTCAGTCTCAGGCTACGGCACTCTTAAAACACAGTCCTCCTCACGTAGATCTGCAACAGCAAGCTCTGCTTACGGTTCCATGAGATCTGTAGTTGCTTCCCCCAGTTCAGCAGTTTCATCTAATACGGTGACTGTACCTGTGTACTCATTAGTAAACGTCATCCCAGAGACCCCTGTCAAACCAGGGCCAGGGTCTCTCAAAATGGCATTGCCTGATTCCCCTCGTCCCTCATCCTCgtcatcttcctctctgtcttcctgtgttaccacatcaaaaataaattccCAATTGAAATCCCCCCCGTTCATCACACCACCTATTATCCACCCAACAGCAGCCTCCAACCAGGAAATACTAAAAGATGTAGCAGACATGAAAGAGGATCTGATCAGAATGTCAGCAAtcctacagacagacacacagacagcagccaaAACTGTCCAAACATCAAATACTGGCACTCCCAAAGAGACCAAGTTAGAGGATGAAGAGCCATTTACTCTAGttgagaaagtgaaagaagatTTAGTGAAAGTCAGTGAAATATTACAGAAAGATATCATGAGTGAAGGTAAGGCCATTGCAGGTAAAGAGAGACCCTCAGAGGATGAATGGGAGGAATTTTCCAAAGATGAGATTGAGGAGGCACAAAGAAGTACCCTCACAGACTATTACCCACTGTTTGATGAAAACACGCTCCTTCTCAAGCACCAATCCATGTCAAGCAAAGACCTAGAGTTAGCTAAAGTAGTAGACTTTTTAACAAATGACTTTGGTGCTAATTCTCTCTCCAAAATGACAGAGTTGAAATGTAAGTATGAGGAGGCGACAAAAAGGGAaggggaggaaaaacaaaaacgtgTTCTTAAACCATCTATGTCGATACAAGAGCACAAACTCAAAATGCCTCCACCAGTCTCAGGCATGCTCAGATCTCCCTCAGAGAAGGACCTAAGCAAACTTGCTGAGTCATATCAGGGGTCTGAGACTATTTTGGAATCACCTGAGGACCTGTCTCATGAGCAGGATAAAAGTCCCCTGTCAGACAGCGGGTTTGAGACCAGGAGTGAAAAGACACCCTCTGCTCCTCAGAGTGCAGAGAGCACAGGACCTAAGCCCTTATTCACAGATTCACCCATCCCTCCCTGTGTGACTGAGACCAGGACTGAAGTGGTCCACATTAGGAGCTATGAGCAGCCTGACGATCCTTGTGAGCCTCTCCTGATGGAGGAGGCAGCATCTGCCCCTCCTTCTATAGAGCCAGATCCAGCTTCAATAAGCTCTACCAAAGCCCTACAGATGAAAATGCCGGAAGAGGACTCCATGATGAACAAAAGTGTGTGTCTTAAAGAGGAAACTCATATCACCACTACCACTAGAATGGTGTATCACAAGCCACAACTGACTGATGGCGCAGAGATTAGAGAGGAGGGTATGTCGGTCAGTGATATCATGAAAGCTTTCCAGTCAGGTAGGGACCCATCTAAAGAACTGGCAGGCCTTTTTGAACACAAGGCTAGCCAGGATTCTGTCAAAGGTGATGAGCTGACTCCTAGATTTCTAGATAGAGACATTAAATCCAAACCTAAAGTCGAGAGGATAATTGAGGTTCATATCGAAAAGGGCCACAGCACAACAGAGCCAACTGAGGTTATTATCAGGGAAACCAAAAAACACCCTGAGCTTTATGTCTACAAGGGGGACCGTGGAATTAGGGAACTTACTGATTACGATGAGGCCcaacaggaagaagaggagctCACTGCTGAAGAATCCCTGCCCTCCTTCCTAGAAACATCTCGCGTTAACACCCCAGTGTCACAGGAGGAAGACAGTCGCCCAAGTTCTGCTCAATTGATGGCAGATGATTCATATAAAGCCCTGAAACTGTTGAGCCAGCACTCTATAGAGTACTGTGATGATGAGCTGTCAGAGATCAGAGGCGAGTCGTATAGGTTTGCTGAGAAAATGCTACTGTCAGAGAAACTTGATGTGTCTTCAATGTCTCACTCTGACACAGAGGATTCAGCAATGATGACTGACAAGAGCCGGCACCTAATTCATGAGGAGAATGGTAGCCGTGGCGCTGAGAGCATGAGTCAGCAGCAAGGAAGCCCCAAAAGAGAGTTTGTCTCCAAGTCATCAAAAGATGGGTCCCCTAAATCTGGTAAATTCTTGCACAGGGAGGAACCATCTCCGTTTGATAAAGTGACAGTGCTCCATTACTCCACAGATCAGGGCAGCCCCAAGCATGCTGTTTGGATGCGATTTACAGAGGATAAACATGACAGAAGCAGGGATAAGCTCCTTTATGAGGATAGGGTGGACCAAACTGTAAAGGAAGCTGAAGAAAAACTCTGTGAGGTATCTCAGTTCTTCCGTGACAAAACAGAGAAGCTCAATGATGAGTTGCAGTCCCCTGAGAAAAAGCCAATGAGACGAGAGGTAAAGGAACCCAGATCCTGGCCTAGCTCAGCATGCAGTAGCCCTGAGAAAACGCAGCAGAAATCTAAGGCAGGAGAAGAGGTGTTCAGTAAAAGCAAACTCAGGGAGCCTTCggttgttaaaatgtttgggAGCACCCcaacaactgaaaagaaaagctctAGCTTACCAAGCAGCCCCCAGAAGAGCGTTCTCTCTCATACCAGTGACgataaaattaaacaacaaactaAGACAAGTGAATCTGCACCCTCTTCTCCTGCTCATGTAAAATCAACATCGAAAGTCAGTGCTGTGAGGATGAAGTTTGAATCTGAGGCTCAGAAACAAAGTCAGTCTAGTCCAACCAAAGTTCCTCCTCCAGTGCAGCCAAAACCTTCAATAAAGAAATTACAGGAGAGCAAACTTCCCGTTTATCAGTTTTTTGCAGGAGGAAAAGCATCAAAAGTGTCTGAAGCATCAGAAGATGAAACCTTTAAAAAGGATGTTGAGCAGGATAAATGTGATGCCACAGACAGCAGTAAACCTGCTGTGATATCAACATCCAAAGCCCCAAAACATATAGGAGAAAAACTGCCGAACAAAAATATCCCAGAGGCCTCGTTGCGAAGACCAATTAGTGAAACTGAGAATGACAAAGCAACTGCTAAAGGGAAAGATGTCCATTCCAGTGTTACTCAGGAATTTAAAGAAAGCAATAAAGTCCAGAAAGTTCAGACATCTATTGTTCATGATGCTGTTAGATTACTAGAGAAAGAGAGTGATGCTAAAAAATAccaacaaattacaaaaagtgAGTCTGCTTCCAAAGAAGTAATAGCTGAGCTGCCCAAAAAAGATGGCGAGGAACCACTAAACAAAAATctcagaaaaaagacagaatctCAAATTCCTATAAGAACAGCATCCTCTACTTTAGATAATGACCtcacaaagaaacagacaatAATTAAACCTTCACAGATACCTACATTATCTAAAAGCAAAATACAGATGAGTCTTGAGACAACCCCagcaaaaacagatgaaaatctAACCTTTGAAATTCTAGATAATGCACCCAAAGACTCCAACTCCAATAATCTTCCTAGCCCTAGAGAAATGCTGGAAAATGTCATAAACCCTCCAGCTGCTACAACAACCAAAGAGAACTTCAAGGGCATCAAAACATTACCTGTTTATGTCGGTGTTCAGGtgggcaggcaggcagagagggaggccAAAGGAGCACTGTACACAGTCAAACAGAAATCAAACTCAGCAATCAGCCCCATAAGCCCAGATGATGACACACTAGAACAGGTGTCTTTCATAGACAGCTCAGGGAAAAGCCCCCTTACACCAGAGACCCCCAGCTCTGAGGAAGTCAGCTATGACCTCACAGTCAGGACACCTGATGGCTTTATGGGATTCATGCCAGGGAAACCCAGTCCCATCCTGGAGGTATCTGAGGAATCAGAGGAGGATGACCAAGGcaaagtttttttctcttttaaagaGGCCCTGCCAGAAAGGAAAACTGATATTCATGCCACCCAAGCAGACCTTGCTAATGCTAATAAGcaagaaacagaaatgaatgataACCTGCAGGAATTAACAAATAGATTCAATCAGCAAGTAACAACAGCCAATGGCGAGTATGAGGAAATTACAGGCCAGGAGCATCAAGAAGTTTCAAAAGACAAAGGTATCGCATATATTGAattccctccccctcctcctctggacTCAGCTTCAGAAATTTCAGACCCAGAAAGGAAAGGTTCCTGTGCCTCttcagagactgagacagaaatgATGGAAGTAAACTTACAGGAAGAACACGACAGGTATCTGCTGACTGAGCCAATTATACGAATCCAACCCCCTTCCCCGGTGCCTCCTGGGGAAGATGACAGTCAGTCAAACGGTGATgaaggagatgatgatgagtcaATCTTTCAACCAATTCCTTGCAAGAAATTTACTTTCAAAGTtcctgaggaggaagaggaaaagaagaaagataagGAAAAGGCGACTAAAtccaaaaaacatgacaaaaatggAAACAACAAAGAACTTAATGGTGGGACCAATGGCTCCAATGGTTCTTATGGCTCCAATGGCTCCAATGGTTCCAATGGTTCTAATGACAAAGGAGAGGACTATGAATAtgaacaaaatggaaatgatcAATCGATAACAGACTGTTCAATAGCCACAACAGCTGAATTTTCTCATGACACAGATGCAACGGAGATAGACTCCCTAGATGGATATGAACTtcaggatgaggatgatggcCTGTGTGAGCAGGCAGATTTACGGTTGTTTGGTCTTCCAGACAGCCGAAGAGATGTCTGGGCAACAGACACTTTTAGGTCCACTGACCGCTCTTTTCCCCAGACCAAACTTGAAGTTATTGAAGAGGAGAAAACCCCAGAAGAATGTCAAAAGGACACTTTCAAAAAAGATACCCCTTCAAATGGTGGTAAACCTGATGCTGTTAGTAAAGATGGGGTTACAAGTCAGGAACAAAAACCCTCAGATAAAGAGGGATTTTCAGACACTTACTTTAGTTATAAGTTAGAGGAGGAGTTTAACTCTCCCTTTAAGACTGTTGCCACTAAAGGGCTGGACTTTGACCCCTGGTCCAGTAAAGGTGGAGAAGAAGATATCGTTGACATGGGAGGGACACGGGGAAGCAATGGTGAGCCTAAGCCTTTTGGACTAGCAGTGGACGAACAGTCTCAGGCTACGACACCAGACACTACCCCAGCCCGAACACCAACAGACGATAGTACGCCGACAAGCGAGCCAAATCCATTCCCCTTCCATGAAGGGAAGATGTTTGAGATGACACGCAGTGGTGCGATTGACATGAGCAAGAGGGACATGGTGGAGGAGAGGCTCCAGTTTTTTCAGATTGGTGAGCATTACTACTCGGCGGGCAGGTACAGTGTCAGAGAATCAGAGGTAGACGCCTCCTCACAACACAGGGATCAGTTTAGTACTCAGGATCCCACAGATACCTCAATAGTTCCTCAAGTCTCCATTCAGACTACCACTGTCCAGTTAGAAATATCAAATATGGCTGGCAGTTACAGCACATGCAGAGACTCAACTTCTAACACTGAGCCTTCATTCTCCACTTTTAGAACAGGATTCAAGTTGTCATCTGATAAAACTTATGATGCATCAAATAACAGTTCTAAATGTAGAACAACAGGCACCTTTGATAATATAACCTCAGGATCAACTGTAGATAGTTCTTACTCTGTAACCTCAAACTACACAGATTGTGCTAATTTGAATACATCAGGCATGACAGATTATTATTCAAATCACAGAATTCCTTCAGGTATGTCCAAACAGAACGACCATTTGGATTGGATCTCAAAAAATCAGAACACTTGTTACCAAAGCACAGATCATTCTTTCGCACCTTCACAACAGATAAGCAATCCCCAAACATGGAGCAGCAATACCAGTAGCAACATCCCTGTTTCCCATTATGTCCATTCAGATGTCGCTCAGGCTGGCAGTATTGTGTTTAACATGTTGTCCTCCTCGGGACTGCAGGAGATCAGCAGGATAGAGGCGTCCTTCAACCAGCTAGAGGTGAACAGCAGGGAAGGCAGGGTTTGTCCtaatgtagcaataacaaacaCGGCAGCCAAAGAGGTCAAACCCCAGATATGCAAGTCCAGGTTACCAGTGAGGGTGCACAGAAGCAAACTATGCAGCCAAAGTCGAACAATAGTGAAAGACAAGGCACAAGAAAATGCTG comes from the Seriola aureovittata isolate HTS-2021-v1 ecotype China chromosome 21, ASM2101889v1, whole genome shotgun sequence genome and includes:
- the LOC130162078 gene encoding ankyrin-3-like isoform X33, translating into MDVGNICISYSCDDAMTGDTDKYLAPQDLRELGDDSLPQEGYMGFSVGARSQSLRSFSSDRSNTLNRSSFTRDSMMIEEMLAPNKEMHLAVAKDFDSESLRRYSWTADALDNVNLVSSPIHSGFLVSFMVDARGGSMRGSRHNGMRIIIPPRKCTAPTRITCRLVKRHKLASPPPMVEGEGLASRLVEVGPAGAQFLGPVIVEIPHFGSMRGQERELILLRSDNGETWKEHLYDCKTDDLNQLLNGMDEELDSPEELERKRICRIITKDFPQYFAVVSRIRQETNQMGPEGGTLCSRSVPLVQASFPEGALTKKIKVGLQAQPVPDDTVKKILGNRATFSPIVTVEPRRRKFHKPITMTIPVPPLSGEGLTNGYKGDCTPCLRLLCSITGGTSPAQWEDITGTTPLTFVNDCVSFTTNVSARFWLADCHQIPETVALATQLYRELICVPYMAKFVVFAKMNDPVESRLRCFCMTDDKVDKTLEQQENFEEVARSKDIEVLEGRPIYVDCYGNLAPLAKAGQQLVLNFYAFKENRLPFCVKVRDPSQEACGRLTFLKECKTIKGLPQTAVCNLNITLPAVKKEMESDAEDETEKPERRHTFASLALRKRYSYLAEPALKTAVERSTAARTLPAGYPHKPVFPTRPYPPWSTAPITVPGQTRPGVGGSVASTDSPAGSPAASPLKSTWPLSSPSPACPATIKATLGAPPPVPTLSSPVKSISDIVSSSPIRSYRTMPSPIKTVVQQGQYPVQASASLVSSGSPCKPATDPASIKNLASAYTSRTSPLHSISNGPVPERSSAPITAPASPKTPYNMYNANLPFKTALGSTVVTDAVAPNLPSGKSISSLSSLKTSVDSTLSSRGGRTSLSSLSSTGQTTIASSELSMMNGSVSPVKYPSSSSTPSSPSSRLISERSSSLQERIQATTQAATSGVSAAINEAIDSYSVSGYGTLKTQSSSRRSATASSAYGSMRSVVASPSSAVSSNTVTVPVYSLVNVIPETPVKPGPGSLKMALPDSPRPSSSSSSSLSSCVTTSKINSQLKSPPFITPPIIHPTAASNQEILKDVADMKEDLIRMSAILQTDTQTAAKTVQTSNTGTPKETKLEDEEPFTLVEKVKEDLVKVSEILQKDIMSEGKAIAGKERPSEDEWEEFSKDEIEEAQRSTLTDYYPLFDENTLLLKHQSMSSKDLELAKVVDFLTNDFGANSLSKMTELKCKYEEATKREGEEKQKRVLKPSMSIQEHKLKMPPPVSGMLRSPSEKDLSKLAESYQGSETILESPEDLSHEQDKSPLSDSGFETRSEKTPSAPQSAESTGPKPLFTDSPIPPCVTETRTEVVHIRSYEQPDDPCEPLLMEEAASAPPSIEPDPASISSTKALQMKMPEEDSMMNKSVCLKEETHITTTTRMVYHKPQLTDGAEIREEGMSVSDIMKAFQSGRDPSKELAGLFEHKASQDSVKGDELTPRFLDRDIKSKPKVERIIEVHIEKGHSTTEPTEVIIRETKKHPELYVYKGDRGIRELTDYDEAQQEEEELTAEESLPSFLETSRVNTPVSQEEDSRPSSAQLMADDSYKALKLLSQHSIEYCDDELSEIRGESYRFAEKMLLSEKLDVSSMSHSDTEDSAMMTDKSRHLIHEENGSRGAESMSQQQGSPKREFVSKSSKDGSPKSGKFLHREEPSPFDKVTVLHYSTDQGSPKHAVWMRFTEDKHDRSRDKLLYEDRVDQTVKEAEEKLCEVSQFFRDKTEKLNDELQSPEKKPMRREVKEPRSWPSSACSSPEKTQQKSKAGEEVFSKSKLREPSVVKMFGSTPTTEKKSSSLPSSPQKSVLSHTSDDKIKQQTKTSESAPSSPAHVKSTSKVSAVRMKFESEAQKQSQSSPTKVPPPVQPKPSIKKLQESKLPVYQFFAGGKASKVSEASEDETFKKDVEQDKCDATDSSKPAVISTSKAPKHIGEKLPNKNIPEASLRRPISETENDKATAKGKDVHSSVTQEFKESNKVQKVQTSIVHDAVRLLEKESDAKKYQQITKSESASKEVIAELPKKDGEEPLNKNLRKKTESQIPIRTASSTLDNDLTKKQTIIKPSQIPTLSKSKIQMSLETTPAKTDENLTFEILDNAPKDSNSNNLPSPREMLENVINPPAATTTKENFKGIKTLPVYVGVQVGRQAEREAKGALYTVKQKSNSAISPISPDDDTLEQVSFIDSSGKSPLTPETPSSEEVSYDLTVRTPDGFMGFMPGKPSPILEVSEESEEDDQGKVFFSFKEALPERKTDIHATQADLANANKQETEMNDNLQELTNRFNQQVTTANGEYEEITGQEHQEVSKDKGIAYIEFPPPPPLDSASEISDPERKGSCASSETETEMMEVNLQEEHDRYLLTEPIIRIQPPSPVPPGEDDSQSNGDEGDDDESIFQPIPCKKFTFKVPEEEEEKKKDKEKATKSKKHDKNGNNKELNGGTNGSNGSYGSNGSNGSNGSNDKGEDYEYEQNGNDQSITDCSIATTAEFSHDTDATEIDSLDGYELQDEDDGLCEQADLRLFGLPDSRRDVWATDTFRSTDRSFPQTKLEVIEEEKTPEECQKDTFKKDTPSNGGKPDAVSKDGVTSQEQKPSDKEGFSDTYFSYKLEEEFNSPFKTVATKGLDFDPWSSKGGEEDIVDMGGTRGSNGEPKPFGLAVDEQSQATTPDTTPARTPTDDSTPTSEPNPFPFHEGKMFEMTRSGAIDMSKRDMVEERLQFFQIGEHYYSAGRYSVRESEVDASSQHRDQFSTQDPTDTSIVPQVSIQTTTVQLEISNMAGSYSTCRDSTSNTEPSFSTFRTGFKLSSDKTYDASNNSSKCRTTGTFDNITSGSTVDSSYSVTSNYTDCANLNTSGMTDYYSNHRIPSGMSKQNDHLDWISKNQNTCYQSTDHSFAPSQQISNPQTWSSNTSSNIPVSHYVHSDVAQAGSIVFNMLSSSGLQEISRIEASFNQLEVNSREGRVCPNVAITNTAAKEVKPQICKSRLPVRVHRSKLCSQSRTIVKDKAQENADKLKVREHAMHKVRERLDPFENLFPKSRIPVMKAIKYPSFSREQKQVRTKSAVSDTSIKTSRGNKLLTKSRSSTEQRYSSVKTPRRSSTNETGRKSSVVISKNFKTRSITSQVAIPMDQTIPKEADTKLEGKTLPTEDEESCSLSTTRNTSLSEPSKASRSSCPSRTSTSTSTTTSTPSARDVKAEVEQASSERMRRSRRKSRRTHGGKEQKEEGSQVDQPITAPVTENETSPQSPCERTDLRMAIVADHLGLSWTELARELDFSVDEINFIRVENPNSLTAQSFMLLKKWVHRDGKNATTDALTAVLTKINRLDIVTLLEGPIFDYGNISGTRCFADDNAVFPDQSDGYHNIDLELQTPTELNYEPPTPLRSDDFFSEGDASLDSPSKTTLTRPSDLSLTQTTSTISSDPLTVAPAPGPCGSVPPIVGAEDTALTTGEKVEDKLVSYERPDNDRRAVEKSGTEELKAGPVVGLERNQKEDAVSDVAQGNGRREEEEEEEEEEEMTQERLQSLLEDIKLEGGLEDEEMTEERVNAILEQVRQAEKVMCSVPGWRGEMSDTIAESSLHGTQEGSPDSMEQPQAQADRQNGGQTDAAWEGKEKEAKKKGSQEDGSTAGPSRGREEGGDRSQHKVQGRVRAEESGSDEETTVTTRVYRRRVILKGEEAKNIPGESVTEEQFTDEDGNLVTRKVIRKVVRRVFNSEERRESESETVTEEGAGAGGVGGGVADAPSAGAAAAAAGGGGGGGGASGGKGKRRGKRSRQGHKAEKSGEEAQRGKNEPGDGANKKQGKRSQS